Proteins encoded together in one Bacteroides ovatus window:
- a CDS encoding glycoside hydrolase family 43 protein yields MKNQLLKSVLTLSAFMVTMSVSAQRPIIQTKFTADPAPMVHNDTVFLYTTHDEDYAPEGYAGFRMKEWLLYTSTDMVNWTDHGKVANLHNFTWAAKEISGWGGFDNGAWAPQCIERNGKFYLYCPLQGRGIGVLVGDSPYGPFKDPIGKPLISGKYDSIDPTVFIDDDGQAYLYWGNPNMWYAKLNEDMISLKGEITKDTNLTKENRGNVHFQEGPWIYKRGKQYYMAYASTCCPEGIGYAMGDTPTGPWVFKGYLMKPDGRSSGNHPGIIDYHGKTYLFGFNYQLNYAITNKHHERRSVCVAEIAFNADGTINEEPWWMENQNPSPIRTFNPLRRVEAETMAWSEGIKTCSHDDGISIVATKNGAFIQVANVNFGSKGASAFRALVGGEKSKNISLEIRLDDLNGKLVRKIQIPQKTKSGKYRTIKANIPRVTGVHDLYFVFNNIKGEDNYAYIDYWEFK; encoded by the coding sequence ATGAAAAATCAACTTTTAAAAAGTGTTTTGACGTTAAGCGCTTTTATGGTTACTATGTCGGTGAGTGCTCAACGGCCGATTATTCAGACCAAATTTACGGCTGACCCTGCACCAATGGTACATAATGATACTGTTTTTCTATATACTACGCATGATGAGGATTACGCACCTGAGGGTTATGCAGGCTTCCGTATGAAGGAATGGCTGCTTTACACCAGCACTGACATGGTGAATTGGACTGATCATGGTAAAGTAGCCAACTTGCATAATTTCACTTGGGCGGCCAAGGAAATTTCCGGTTGGGGTGGCTTTGATAATGGAGCATGGGCTCCACAATGTATTGAGCGAAATGGAAAGTTTTATTTATATTGTCCTCTTCAAGGTCGTGGCATAGGTGTGTTAGTGGGGGATTCTCCTTATGGTCCTTTTAAGGATCCTATTGGGAAGCCGCTTATTAGTGGAAAATATGATAGCATTGATCCTACAGTCTTTATTGATGATGACGGGCAAGCTTATTTGTATTGGGGAAATCCAAATATGTGGTATGCTAAACTTAATGAGGATATGATTAGCTTGAAGGGAGAAATTACGAAAGATACGAATCTCACTAAAGAAAATAGAGGTAATGTGCACTTTCAAGAAGGCCCTTGGATTTATAAAAGAGGTAAACAGTATTATATGGCTTATGCTTCTACTTGCTGTCCTGAGGGGATTGGCTATGCTATGGGTGATACGCCTACTGGACCATGGGTGTTTAAAGGTTATCTCATGAAACCCGATGGCCGCTCTTCGGGCAATCATCCAGGAATTATTGATTATCATGGTAAAACTTATCTCTTTGGATTTAATTATCAATTAAACTATGCCATAACCAATAAGCATCATGAACGTCGTTCGGTTTGTGTGGCCGAAATAGCTTTTAATGCTGATGGTACAATTAATGAGGAACCTTGGTGGATGGAAAACCAAAATCCTTCACCTATCAGAACATTCAATCCATTAAGAAGGGTGGAAGCTGAGACTATGGCTTGGTCGGAAGGCATTAAGACATGTTCTCATGATGATGGAATCTCTATTGTTGCTACTAAAAACGGGGCTTTCATCCAAGTAGCTAATGTGAACTTTGGTAGTAAGGGGGCTTCGGCTTTCAGAGCTTTGGTTGGCGGAGAAAAATCAAAGAATATTTCATTAGAGATTCGATTGGATGATCTTAATGGTAAGTTAGTGAGAAAAATACAGATTCCTCAAAAAACTAAAAGCGGAAAGTATCGTACTATCAAGGCTAATATACCACGCGTCACGGGTGTTCATGATTTATATTTTGTGTTTAATAATATAAAGGGTGAAGATAATTATGCTTACATAGATTATTGGGAGTTTAAATAA
- a CDS encoding glycoside hydrolase family 2 TIM barrel-domain containing protein, giving the protein MKKNFVLITLLLSLALHLAARPATRQKIDFNFDWNFSLTDSQKYILTPFDKSHSESVQLPHDWNVKQDFDSKWGGATAYLPEGIGWYQKEFILPASTSGRQVSIVFDGIFMQSDVYINGHHLGHRPYGFCSIVYDLTPYLKAPGELNFMAVRVNTTGGRPRWYAGAGIYRHAWLDVTEDVHVDTYGTYITTPQVSAEAAQVAVVTTVKNSSPKKQYVTLLQKVKDATGKVLAKSRSQRVVVEAGKAFDVKQLLDLVQPKLWTPESPTLYTLETSVKAGGSTTDVYTSTFGIRAIAFDPNRGFLLNGKQVKLKGMCLHHDAGAMGVAVPLRSYERRLEILKEYGVNALRMSHNQPSTEFLDLCDRMGFLVIDEAFDKWKSGDNYYTRHFDEWWQKDLGNMILRDRNHPCIILWSIGNEVGEAWREGEEYVKRAAMLQDFVHRLEPSRKVTLAAQNNHKEAFAGVTDVIGYNYLEARAISDHKKFPNRCFLISEELPYYRGAEGNLRSYTPLNPWSLIAENDFFAGGFIWPGVDYLGEAGWPSKGWPNGLFDVCMYEKPRAAYHRAMWNKTPMVRIAVKDPFADIDHGRDLWQWPAIVDHWNYPNKFNGLVIEVLTTTNCEEVELYRNGKLMGRERTADYTNNTIVWNIPYTPGKLEAKGFNKGKEVAYWKIETAGKLATLKLKADRQTIKADGQDLSHIDLTLIDDKGVKVQTDNRMITVKVSGEGRLVALDSGDLRLNKFYTNQIKSYFGHALLTVQSTRKPGVIHAEIQVEGIDKPFEVVIRTR; this is encoded by the coding sequence ATGAAGAAAAATTTCGTATTGATTACGTTGTTGCTGAGTTTGGCACTTCACTTAGCAGCCAGACCAGCTACACGACAAAAAATTGACTTTAATTTCGATTGGAACTTTTCACTGACTGATAGTCAGAAATATATTCTTACCCCTTTTGATAAAAGTCATTCAGAGTCTGTACAATTACCTCATGATTGGAATGTGAAGCAGGACTTCGATTCCAAATGGGGTGGAGCCACTGCCTATCTCCCAGAAGGCATTGGCTGGTATCAAAAAGAGTTTATACTTCCTGCTAGTACCAGTGGACGGCAAGTGAGCATCGTGTTTGATGGTATCTTCATGCAGAGCGATGTTTATATCAATGGTCATCATTTAGGTCATCGCCCATATGGTTTCTGTAGCATAGTTTACGACCTTACTCCTTATCTGAAAGCACCTGGCGAACTTAACTTCATGGCTGTTCGTGTCAATACTACAGGTGGACGTCCGCGTTGGTATGCGGGCGCTGGAATCTATCGTCATGCTTGGTTGGATGTGACTGAGGATGTGCATGTTGATACTTATGGTACCTACATCACAACCCCTCAGGTGAGCGCTGAGGCAGCGCAAGTGGCTGTGGTAACTACTGTGAAGAATAGCAGCCCTAAAAAACAGTACGTTACCCTTTTGCAAAAAGTCAAAGATGCTACAGGTAAGGTCTTGGCTAAAAGTAGATCTCAAAGAGTGGTGGTAGAAGCAGGTAAAGCTTTTGATGTGAAACAACTCCTTGATTTGGTTCAACCTAAACTTTGGACTCCGGAGTCGCCGACATTATACACGCTAGAAACTTCGGTTAAGGCTGGTGGAAGCACTACTGATGTCTATACTAGCACTTTCGGCATACGTGCCATCGCATTCGATCCCAACCGTGGCTTTTTGCTCAATGGGAAGCAAGTCAAACTGAAAGGTATGTGTTTGCATCATGATGCCGGTGCCATGGGTGTAGCTGTCCCTTTACGTTCATATGAACGTCGATTGGAAATATTGAAAGAGTATGGTGTCAACGCTCTGCGTATGAGTCATAACCAACCTTCTACTGAGTTTTTAGACCTCTGTGATCGCATGGGCTTTTTGGTCATAGATGAGGCTTTTGACAAATGGAAGAGCGGTGATAATTACTATACTCGTCATTTCGATGAATGGTGGCAGAAGGATTTGGGCAACATGATATTACGTGACCGTAACCATCCCTGCATTATTCTTTGGAGCATAGGTAATGAGGTGGGGGAAGCCTGGAGAGAGGGTGAAGAGTATGTGAAGCGTGCTGCCATGCTGCAAGATTTCGTGCATCGGCTAGAACCTAGTAGGAAGGTTACCCTTGCTGCCCAAAATAATCACAAGGAAGCATTTGCAGGGGTGACTGATGTCATAGGATATAACTATCTTGAAGCACGGGCTATCAGCGATCACAAGAAATTTCCTAATCGTTGCTTCCTTATTTCGGAGGAGCTTCCTTACTATCGCGGTGCCGAGGGCAATTTGCGAAGCTATACGCCGCTCAATCCATGGAGTCTGATTGCCGAAAACGACTTCTTTGCCGGTGGCTTTATCTGGCCTGGCGTGGACTATTTGGGTGAAGCAGGTTGGCCTAGTAAGGGCTGGCCTAACGGCTTGTTCGATGTATGTATGTACGAAAAACCTCGTGCGGCCTACCATCGTGCTATGTGGAACAAAACACCGATGGTGCGCATTGCGGTGAAGGATCCTTTTGCCGACATCGATCATGGTCGCGATCTGTGGCAGTGGCCGGCTATTGTTGATCACTGGAACTATCCCAATAAATTCAATGGTCTTGTGATTGAGGTACTTACCACCACCAACTGTGAGGAGGTAGAACTGTATCGCAACGGCAAGTTGATGGGGCGTGAGCGTACGGCTGATTATACCAACAATACCATTGTATGGAACATCCCCTACACGCCCGGAAAGCTCGAAGCGAAGGGCTTTAACAAAGGCAAGGAGGTAGCTTATTGGAAGATTGAAACCGCAGGTAAGCTTGCTACTTTAAAGTTGAAGGCGGATCGTCAGACCATTAAAGCGGATGGTCAAGATTTGAGTCATATAGATCTGACATTAATAGATGATAAAGGAGTGAAAGTGCAGACTGATAATCGAATGATTACTGTGAAGGTGAGTGGTGAGGGACGTTTGGTTGCTTTGGATAGCGGTGATCTGCGTTTAAATAAATTTTATACCAACCAGATAAAATCTTACTTTGGACATGCTCTGCTTACTGTGCAATCTACACGTAAACCTGGTGTAATCCATGCGGAAATTCAAGTAGAGGGTATTGACAAACCATTTGAGGTGGTGATTAGAACTCGCTAA
- a CDS encoding glycoside hydrolase family 2, which yields MKIKEFIKIYNMKQLKLYVCCGLLAFSLMCKAQTTTGGDNIDLSGQWRLALDYNNQGLQNEWYKYYSQWDSMSLPGTTDEAKKGRPESKRKYAYRGYAWYEKEVTIPENWRGKRVMFSIERAKGSMVWFDGQYIGCDSTYICEQKFLLSNEAVPGKHKLTVRIYNGNDKKLLPPVSIGHQSNDGTATNWNGMLGKIQLCAYEDIWVDQVQLYPDIDTKTVKVKCVFDGVTDRQWEGTVRLCANLWNAGSQKHTIPEKTFHVKGVSNTDTVREFIYPMGQDVHLWSEWNPALYKLTMSSELKSGEDVMADHRQLNFGMRKFATNGKQFTINGTPTFLRGKHDGQVFPHQGYAPMNVDEWVKILRLLKDWGINHIRCHTWCPPEACFTACDIVGIYMLPELPHWGSVGRKAKVVQGDVEQKLEVYDNTTTYLIGEGRRLLDQFGNHASFVMFEIGNELGGDRQELQKIITGFRAHDPRKLYAAGSNNFLTRPQQQEGDDYWSSTLTGGRYGAGVYTDCEGYEVRASFPQSKFGHMNNYLRGTDYDFSAGNSHSTIPVIGHETGQYQMYPDTSEIHLYTGVTTLNNFIEYQKRLDKAGLGDLSHKYFKASGALAALCYREEIESALRTKDYGGFQLLDLQDFPGQGCALVGVLNAYFKPKGVISQKEWHQFCSEVVPLLRYPEFTLTNNDTFEGRVQVANYSAKSLSKPVNWSIKDGQGNLIDKGSFGLKDIPQGNVFDIATLRYSLDGINHAQKLNITISIEGTEYENTYSIWVYPADAKINEGKVQVFTSFNPKAQEALKKGKKVLILPTPEVLPTSVDGAFQSDFWNYNMFKKYGNVGTMGILTDDEHPVFADFPTEYHSNWQWFRLLRYGRPIDMASLPREYRPMVQVIDNFVLNRKLGVLFEAQVGKGKLMVCSMALQDNMKYPEGKQMYRSILNYMNSKQFNPKQILSVEQIKSIIH from the coding sequence ATGAAAATTAAAGAATTTATTAAAATCTATAACATGAAACAGCTTAAACTATATGTTTGCTGTGGTTTGTTGGCTTTTAGTCTGATGTGCAAGGCACAAACAACTACGGGAGGCGACAACATTGACCTGTCTGGTCAGTGGAGATTGGCCTTAGACTATAACAATCAAGGATTGCAGAATGAATGGTATAAATACTATTCGCAATGGGATAGTATGTCGCTTCCAGGTACTACTGATGAGGCCAAAAAGGGGCGACCGGAGTCGAAGCGTAAGTATGCCTACCGTGGATATGCTTGGTATGAAAAAGAGGTGACTATTCCAGAAAATTGGAGAGGGAAACGTGTGATGTTCTCAATTGAGCGCGCTAAGGGGTCAATGGTCTGGTTTGATGGACAATACATCGGCTGTGACTCCACTTATATCTGTGAACAGAAATTTTTGCTGTCCAATGAGGCGGTTCCAGGTAAACATAAACTGACTGTGCGTATTTATAATGGAAATGATAAGAAATTATTGCCGCCTGTATCCATAGGCCATCAGTCCAACGATGGTACTGCCACCAACTGGAATGGTATGCTCGGTAAGATTCAACTCTGTGCTTATGAGGATATTTGGGTAGATCAAGTACAACTTTATCCCGATATTGACACGAAGACAGTGAAGGTGAAATGTGTCTTTGATGGTGTGACTGACAGACAGTGGGAAGGTACAGTTCGTTTATGCGCCAACCTCTGGAATGCAGGTAGTCAGAAACATACGATTCCAGAGAAAACTTTTCACGTTAAAGGGGTGTCGAACACTGATACGGTGCGTGAATTTATTTATCCCATGGGACAAGATGTGCACTTGTGGAGCGAATGGAATCCGGCACTCTATAAATTGACGATGAGTAGTGAGCTTAAGAGCGGTGAGGATGTGATGGCTGATCATCGTCAACTAAACTTCGGCATGCGTAAATTTGCCACAAATGGTAAACAGTTTACCATTAATGGGACTCCAACCTTTCTGCGTGGAAAACACGATGGACAAGTCTTTCCTCACCAAGGTTATGCTCCTATGAATGTAGATGAATGGGTTAAGATTCTACGATTACTTAAAGATTGGGGAATCAACCACATCCGTTGCCACACTTGGTGCCCACCGGAAGCTTGCTTCACTGCTTGCGACATTGTAGGTATCTATATGCTCCCTGAACTTCCTCATTGGGGCAGCGTAGGTCGTAAGGCGAAAGTCGTTCAGGGAGATGTGGAGCAGAAACTGGAAGTTTATGACAACACTACTACTTATTTAATAGGAGAGGGCAGAAGACTGCTTGATCAGTTTGGTAACCACGCCTCGTTCGTTATGTTCGAAATTGGCAATGAACTAGGTGGCGATCGGCAAGAGTTGCAAAAAATCATCACGGGTTTTCGTGCTCATGACCCTCGTAAACTTTATGCAGCAGGTAGTAACAATTTCCTGACCAGACCCCAACAGCAAGAGGGGGATGATTACTGGTCTAGCACACTCACAGGTGGAAGATATGGAGCGGGCGTATACACGGACTGTGAAGGCTATGAGGTCCGTGCTTCTTTCCCACAATCTAAGTTTGGTCATATGAACAACTATCTTCGGGGTACAGACTATGATTTCTCTGCTGGAAATTCACACTCTACAATTCCTGTGATTGGTCATGAAACGGGGCAATATCAGATGTATCCAGATACATCAGAGATTCATCTTTATACGGGGGTAACCACCTTGAATAACTTTATAGAGTATCAAAAGCGTTTGGATAAAGCGGGTTTGGGTGATTTGAGCCATAAATATTTTAAAGCTTCGGGCGCTTTGGCTGCTCTCTGCTATCGTGAGGAAATTGAGTCAGCTCTTCGAACCAAAGACTATGGTGGTTTTCAATTACTCGATTTACAGGACTTCCCGGGCCAAGGTTGTGCTTTGGTGGGTGTACTGAATGCCTATTTCAAACCCAAGGGCGTGATTTCTCAAAAGGAATGGCATCAGTTCTGTTCCGAAGTAGTACCTCTTTTGCGTTATCCTGAATTTACGCTTACGAACAACGACACATTTGAGGGACGTGTGCAAGTAGCTAACTATAGTGCAAAATCTTTGTCTAAGCCTGTGAATTGGTCTATTAAGGATGGACAAGGAAACCTGATTGATAAAGGTTCATTTGGGTTGAAAGATATTCCTCAAGGTAATGTCTTTGACATCGCTACCCTTCGTTATTCCTTGGATGGAATTAATCACGCACAGAAGTTGAATATCACGATTAGTATTGAGGGTACTGAGTATGAGAATACTTATTCTATTTGGGTTTATCCGGCTGATGCAAAAATTAATGAAGGTAAAGTACAGGTCTTCACTTCGTTCAACCCAAAAGCACAAGAAGCTTTGAAGAAAGGTAAGAAGGTTTTGATTTTGCCTACTCCTGAGGTGCTTCCTACCAGTGTAGATGGGGCTTTTCAGAGTGATTTCTGGAACTATAATATGTTCAAGAAATATGGGAATGTGGGTACCATGGGAATCTTGACTGATGATGAACATCCTGTATTTGCAGACTTCCCTACAGAATATCACAGCAATTGGCAGTGGTTCCGTCTGTTGCGTTACGGTCGTCCTATCGACATGGCTTCATTGCCTCGTGAGTATCGCCCTATGGTGCAAGTTATCGACAACTTTGTGCTCAACCGTAAGCTCGGTGTACTTTTTGAAGCTCAAGTGGGTAAAGGTAAACTGATGGTCTGTAGTATGGCACTTCAAGATAATATGAAGTATCCTGAAGGTAAGCAGATGTATAGGAGTATCCTGAATTATATGAACTCTAAACAGTTTAATCCTAAACAGATATTGTCTGTAGAACAAATCAAATCAATCATTCACTAA
- a CDS encoding glycoside hydrolase family 97 protein, translating to MKRINLSFLMFVIAVTVMADDTVVSPDGRLNVCVNNKNGMPVYSVSYDGKFVLTESRLGLVANYADFSKNLKLKDVQREDNVVKDYYMINTKQNKFHYVSNKMDLIFENKDGHCMTVAFCVANNSVAFRYELQKPNNEKGIPLSAVILKETTSFRLAEAATSFLCQQSLPMVGFARTKPSYEETYEADVPVAQRKSNSKQGFTFPCLFRIPDGDINYWALVSETGVTSNYCGSRLSDYNQETGYSLLFPQEGENNGIGSVTPAVPVPSATPWRTITVGNSLKPIVETTVQFDVLDPLYETKYDYKPGRYTWSWILWGDSSMNWDDQVKFVDLASVMGYEYILVDALWDSRIGYEGIERLAKYAKGKNVELLLWYNSNGAVNDAPQGPHGVMNNCIARKRDMKWMQKIGVKGIKVDFFGGDKQQTMQLYEEILSDANEYGLQVIFHGCTLPRGWERLYPNFVASEAALASENMNFTNRFSRSEGFDMTLHPFCRNAVASFDWGGVFMNKRFSKNNKSRHPRYTSDIFELATAITNQTNVNCVAIMPNNLEDMPQHVLDFARNIPTTWQETQFIDGYPTKYCIIARKHDGHWYIGGLNGTDHPMTLTVNLPMLAGKIVKYYVDKPRRIIKQEDKENVDSYASELTSLKIDKSGNAKVTLQPLGGIIIVE from the coding sequence CACCCGACGGCAGATTGAACGTATGTGTAAACAACAAAAATGGTATGCCGGTATATTCTGTGAGTTACGACGGAAAGTTTGTGCTGACAGAGTCCCGTTTAGGTCTTGTTGCCAATTATGCCGATTTCTCGAAAAACTTGAAATTGAAAGATGTACAGCGTGAGGATAATGTAGTGAAAGACTACTATATGATTAACACCAAGCAGAATAAATTTCATTACGTATCAAATAAGATGGATCTTATTTTTGAGAACAAGGATGGACATTGCATGACTGTCGCTTTCTGTGTGGCCAACAATAGCGTGGCTTTCCGCTACGAGCTTCAAAAGCCCAACAATGAGAAAGGTATTCCGCTGAGTGCCGTCATTCTTAAAGAAACGACGTCTTTCCGACTGGCAGAAGCTGCCACAAGTTTCCTCTGCCAGCAGAGCCTACCAATGGTTGGTTTTGCTAGAACAAAACCATCTTACGAGGAAACCTACGAAGCAGATGTTCCTGTGGCACAGCGCAAATCAAACAGTAAGCAAGGATTCACATTCCCTTGCCTGTTTCGCATCCCGGATGGAGATATCAACTATTGGGCGTTGGTGAGCGAAACTGGAGTGACAAGCAATTATTGCGGCTCACGATTGAGTGATTACAATCAAGAAACGGGATATAGCCTGCTGTTCCCACAAGAAGGCGAGAACAATGGAATAGGAAGCGTAACACCGGCGGTACCTGTTCCGTCAGCAACACCATGGCGTACCATTACGGTGGGAAATTCTCTGAAGCCGATTGTTGAGACAACGGTTCAATTTGATGTCCTTGACCCACTTTATGAAACAAAGTATGATTATAAACCAGGACGATATACTTGGAGCTGGATTCTTTGGGGAGACAGTTCGATGAACTGGGACGATCAGGTGAAATTTGTCGACCTTGCATCAGTGATGGGATATGAGTATATTCTCGTTGACGCTTTATGGGATTCACGCATTGGCTATGAGGGCATTGAACGTCTGGCAAAATATGCGAAAGGCAAGAATGTGGAGCTACTGCTTTGGTATAACAGCAATGGAGCGGTGAACGACGCTCCACAAGGTCCACACGGTGTGATGAATAACTGCATAGCCCGCAAGCGTGATATGAAATGGATGCAGAAGATTGGCGTGAAAGGTATTAAGGTTGATTTCTTTGGCGGTGACAAGCAGCAGACGATGCAGCTTTATGAAGAGATACTGAGCGATGCCAATGAATACGGCTTGCAGGTTATATTCCATGGCTGCACTCTTCCAAGAGGTTGGGAAAGACTTTATCCCAATTTTGTGGCAAGTGAGGCGGCTCTTGCCTCAGAGAACATGAATTTCACCAATAGGTTTTCACGTTCAGAAGGTTTTGATATGACGCTGCATCCTTTTTGCCGAAATGCTGTTGCCAGCTTCGACTGGGGAGGAGTGTTTATGAATAAGCGTTTCAGCAAGAACAATAAGAGTCGGCATCCGAGATACACGTCGGATATCTTTGAATTGGCTACAGCAATCACCAACCAGACTAACGTAAACTGTGTCGCTATAATGCCAAATAACCTTGAAGATATGCCACAGCATGTTCTGGATTTTGCGCGCAATATCCCTACCACTTGGCAGGAGACGCAATTCATTGACGGATATCCCACAAAGTATTGTATCATAGCCCGCAAGCATGATGGACATTGGTATATAGGGGGACTGAATGGCACAGACCATCCCATGACCTTGACCGTAAATCTCCCGATGCTTGCCGGAAAGATAGTAAAGTATTATGTTGACAAGCCGCGCCGTATCATAAAGCAAGAAGACAAAGAGAATGTTGACAGTTATGCCTCCGAATTGACAAGTCTGAAAATAGACAAGAGTGGCAATGCGAAAGTTACCTTGCAACCGTTGGGTGGTATAATTATTGTCGAATAA